Proteins encoded within one genomic window of Geotalea daltonii FRC-32:
- a CDS encoding CgeB family protein produces the protein MKIVIFGLSITSSWGNGHATTYRGLVRELAKLGHEILFLERDVPWYATSRDLPSPPYCRTVLYNSVDLLLSDYGREIIEADCVIVGSYVPDGIEIGRWVTRKAKGITAFYDIDTPVTLAKLERGDCEYLNPELIPIYRLYLSFTGGQILERIREQYGAREAVPLYCSVDPEVHYPMQQPARWDLGYLGTYSTDRQSPLERMLCETANLWKEGRFVVAGAQYPAGIAWPDNMKHIEHLPPEQHRDFYSAQRFTLNITRKYMIQAGYSPSVRLFEAAACAVPVISDQWPGIEEFFIPGEEILLASTAEEVLGYLRELSDEDRQAMGQRARKRVLRSHTAGRRATELLNYIAGCEQFRSKLPLSGGTHYGLCRF, from the coding sequence ATGAAAATAGTCATTTTCGGTCTTTCAATAACATCCTCATGGGGAAACGGCCATGCCACAACCTATCGGGGGCTGGTGCGGGAACTGGCAAAGCTCGGCCATGAGATACTGTTCCTGGAGCGGGACGTGCCGTGGTACGCAACGAGCCGGGATCTCCCCTCCCCCCCCTATTGCCGGACGGTGCTCTATAACTCGGTGGATCTGCTCCTGAGTGACTACGGACGAGAGATCATCGAAGCCGACTGTGTCATCGTCGGCTCCTATGTGCCGGACGGCATCGAAATCGGCAGATGGGTGACACGCAAGGCCAAGGGCATCACCGCCTTCTATGACATCGACACGCCGGTGACCCTGGCAAAACTGGAACGGGGGGACTGTGAATACCTCAACCCCGAACTGATACCCATCTACCGTCTCTACCTTTCCTTTACCGGCGGGCAGATCCTGGAGCGCATCAGGGAACAGTATGGGGCACGGGAAGCAGTGCCGCTCTATTGCTCGGTGGACCCGGAGGTTCATTACCCCATGCAGCAGCCTGCCAGATGGGACCTGGGCTACCTGGGCACCTACAGCACCGATCGTCAGTCCCCCCTGGAGCGCATGCTCTGCGAAACCGCCAACCTTTGGAAAGAAGGACGTTTCGTCGTCGCCGGCGCCCAGTATCCGGCGGGAATCGCCTGGCCGGACAACATGAAACACATCGAGCATCTCCCCCCGGAGCAGCATCGGGATTTCTATAGTGCCCAGCGTTTTACCCTCAATATCACCAGAAAATACATGATCCAGGCAGGCTATTCCCCCAGCGTCCGCCTGTTCGAGGCGGCTGCCTGCGCCGTGCCGGTCATCAGCGACCAGTGGCCCGGCATCGAGGAGTTTTTCATCCCCGGCGAGGAGATCCTTTTGGCCTCCACAGCCGAAGAGGTACTGGGTTATCTGCGGGAGTTGTCCGATGAGGACCGTCAGGCCATGGGCCAGCGGGCTCGCAAGAGGGTGCTCCGGTCACACACCGCCGGACGCAGGGCGACCGAACTTTTAAACTACATCGCCGGCTGTGAACAATTCAGAAGTAAACTTCCTTTATCAGGTGGTACCCATTATGGACTATGCCGATTCTGA
- a CDS encoding CgeB family protein produces MKGFSIAFFGSSLVSSYWNGAATYYRGLICALHARGHRVTFYEPDAFDRQQHRDMEDPPWAKVQVYSATEEGVFRSLEAAMGADIVVKASGVGVFDELLEKEVLSLKTADNKVVFWDVDAPATLERISHNPHDPFRSLIPGYDLILTYGGGDPVVDGYGSFGARECIPVYNALDPDTHHPVPSDHRFCADLAFLGNRLPDREKRVEEFFLRTAASLPHKRFLLAGSGWDDKQRPRNVDYLGHLGTASHNAFNCSPLAVLNISRESMAKNGFSPATRVFEAAGAGTCIITDSWQGIEQFFEPGKEILVAGSGEEVADILERLTPREASMVGLHAFARVRAEHTYAHRARQVEAIFMEEESSMGSYAGGAA; encoded by the coding sequence ATGAAAGGTTTTTCCATCGCATTTTTCGGGTCGAGCCTGGTCTCTTCCTACTGGAACGGAGCAGCCACCTATTACCGTGGCCTGATCTGCGCCCTCCATGCACGGGGCCACAGGGTAACTTTTTACGAGCCGGATGCCTTTGATCGGCAGCAGCACCGGGACATGGAAGATCCCCCCTGGGCGAAGGTACAGGTTTATTCGGCGACAGAGGAAGGTGTCTTTCGCTCTCTTGAAGCGGCCATGGGGGCAGATATAGTCGTCAAGGCCAGCGGCGTCGGGGTATTTGACGAGCTCCTGGAGAAAGAGGTGCTCTCCCTGAAGACGGCCGATAACAAAGTCGTTTTCTGGGATGTGGATGCCCCGGCAACCCTGGAGCGGATCAGTCACAATCCCCACGATCCTTTCCGCAGCCTCATTCCCGGCTATGACCTGATCCTCACCTATGGCGGCGGCGATCCCGTAGTTGACGGCTATGGCTCTTTCGGCGCCAGGGAATGCATCCCGGTCTACAACGCACTTGACCCGGACACCCATCACCCGGTCCCCTCCGACCATCGTTTCTGTGCCGATCTGGCCTTTTTGGGCAATCGCCTCCCGGACCGGGAAAAACGGGTGGAGGAATTCTTTCTCAGAACCGCCGCCAGCCTTCCCCACAAAAGGTTTCTCCTGGCAGGAAGCGGCTGGGACGACAAACAGCGACCACGAAATGTGGACTACCTGGGGCATTTGGGGACGGCCAGTCACAACGCCTTCAACTGCAGCCCGCTGGCTGTTCTCAACATCAGCCGGGAAAGCATGGCGAAGAACGGCTTTTCACCCGCCACCAGGGTCTTCGAGGCGGCCGGTGCGGGAACATGCATCATCACCGACAGCTGGCAGGGGATCGAGCAGTTCTTTGAGCCGGGCAAGGAAATACTGGTAGCCGGCTCGGGGGAAGAAGTTGCGGATATTCTGGAACGCCTGACCCCCAGGGAAGCATCCATGGTCGGCCTGCATGCCTTCGCCAGGGTCCGGGCCGAGCATACCTATGCCCACCGGGCCAGGCAGGTGGAAGCCATTTTTATGGAAGAAGAATCGAGCATGGGCTCATATGCAGGAGGGGCAGCATGA
- a CDS encoding TIGR04290 family methyltransferase, which translates to MDYADSDGISDKIKALSPWFHNLHFEDGTQTAPDHFLGDFPRFKWLQLAPFIPEDLSGCHALDIGCNAGFYTFELARRGAEVTGIDIDQRYLEQADWAARQYGLQDRVTFRQMQVYDLAREKGEYDLVLFMGVFYHLRYPLLALDIIAQKVKGMMVFQTLAMPGKEIYKQVDHPINERASLLEPGWPKMAFIEYRFAGDPTNWWIPNHAAVESLLRSAGMRITGYPGHEIYLCEPDHEAPSCISTWNREEYLAALGENPGR; encoded by the coding sequence ATGGACTATGCCGATTCTGACGGTATTTCCGACAAAATAAAAGCCCTTTCCCCCTGGTTCCACAACCTGCACTTCGAGGATGGCACCCAGACCGCGCCGGACCATTTCCTGGGGGATTTCCCCAGATTCAAGTGGCTGCAGCTGGCACCCTTCATACCGGAGGATTTGAGCGGCTGCCATGCCCTGGATATCGGCTGCAATGCGGGGTTTTATACCTTCGAGTTGGCCAGGCGCGGGGCAGAGGTGACCGGTATCGACATTGACCAGCGCTACCTGGAGCAGGCCGACTGGGCGGCCCGGCAATACGGGCTTCAGGACAGGGTAACCTTCAGGCAGATGCAGGTCTACGACTTGGCGCGGGAGAAGGGAGAGTACGATCTGGTCCTCTTCATGGGTGTCTTCTATCATCTGCGCTATCCGCTGCTGGCCCTGGACATCATCGCCCAGAAGGTAAAGGGAATGATGGTCTTCCAGACCCTGGCCATGCCCGGCAAGGAGATCTACAAGCAGGTGGACCACCCCATCAACGAAAGGGCTTCCCTTCTTGAGCCCGGCTGGCCCAAGATGGCCTTCATCGAATACCGCTTTGCAGGCGATCCCACCAACTGGTGGATACCCAATCACGCCGCCGTAGAGTCTTTGCTCAGATCAGCCGGCATGCGCATCACCGGCTATCCCGGACACGAAATATACCTCTGCGAACCAGACCATGAGGCGCCATCGTGCATCAGCACCTGGAACCGGGAGGAGTACCTGGCGGCGCTGGGGG